The nucleotide sequence ataatattgttcAAATCaaccaatttaaattttaaactgatTTCCTTtgagaaacatatataaaaatcatcatAATCAACAAAATATCGTGGAGAAATGTAATTATATTGAATAATATTTGTGGTACATTTGAATTTATACATAAGCTACAAATATCTTGGAGAAACGTAATAATTGaattatatgaattttttaatatcaaCCACAAAAGACCAAACCGAAGACGATGTCGTGCTACTTCTTTGTCCTTTCTCCTACCacaagattaagaaaaaaaatgaacagCGATCGGAAAAAACGTACCagaaaacttttaattaaaaattcaatttcattCCTTAATTGTTTCATTTAAATCTCTTTGGAGCATTAAAATGGATTCTGATATATTGTTCTCTCATCGATGCTCCATTAGCTAAATCTTCTTCACCGTTGAGGTGTTACGTCAGCTTTTTCCGACCTTACATCATACCTCCGGCGCTTCATCCTTACGTGACATTTCAAAGGTCCCTCTATCTTTCTCTATCTTTATACATCTATTAAGAATCTGATTGAGAAAATGAAGATCCAAATGAAAGCTTAAGAGACACCTTTCTTGGGgttcttctacttttttctcAGTCAGTAaagatttagaaattttatCTTATCCAATGGttataaaaatcagaaaagctTTAAACTTATTTTTGAAGCAAATTTCTGTGGAGATTAAGTGTGTTTGCttcttttacccttttgggtattcatatattaatatatagtattaagcAACAACATGCTGAGAAAGTTGTGTTAGTTTTCCTggaaaaagcaaaagagaagaatctTGGATTCTTGCAACTTGTTTTTTCATTTCCTTATTAAGAAATATCTCTAGATGTGTTTTCTATAAACAGAAACTCGATTTCCCTTCAcgtcaaaaaacattttttctcatatttataTCACAAAGATAAATCTCAGAAACTTGTTTCAATGGAATTCCATGTCATACTTATGAATATTCCACGaaagtgtaatttttttttttttttggtagtctAGATTCATAACACTATGACTCATCTTCTTACGTTTAAGTTTTACCCTCTGTTTTTTCCCCgcaaatctgattttttttttgctactttTGACATTATATTATCTCACCCTAAACACGTTTACTATATATCCAAGTTTCTAAACAATTTCTTGTTTCtcgttttatctttttttacaGATTCAGGATCAGGTCAAGCATAACAAGAAAGTTAAGGTCGTTATTTCTTGATATTTTCATCTTTCGGGGTGATTAAAAAATGGGGCATTTCTCTTCGATGTTCAATGGGTTAGCTCGAACATTTTCGATAAAGAGAGTGAAGAACAACAATGGAAACAGCGACGCAAAGGAAGCTGCTGATGATATGGCTAAAGACGCAAAGAAGAAAGAACTGATTCTGAAATCCTCTGGTTATGTTAATGCACAAGGTTCTAATAACTCGGCTTCTATTTTCTCTAAACGCGGCGAAAAAGGCGTTAACCAGGACTGTGCTCTCGTTTGGGAGGTACATTACTACCCTCTTAAGTTAGTATTTGGTGTTTTCTTTctgtgtttgcttttgtttgttaGTTTGCTTGGTTCTTTTTGATGTTAGCAACTCAACAGCAGCTAGATTTTTATAATGTGTTATGCTATTTACCACGTTAATGAGTATATTTATCTTATGAAAAAGTACTTATTTTTGTAAGAATCTCGTTTATCTTTTGTAAATAGGGATTTGGGTGCCAAGAAGACATGATTTTTTGCGGGATATTCGATGGACACGGTCCATGGGGTCACTATGTATCCAAACATGTAAGAAACTCAATGCCTTCATCGCTTCTCTGCAACTGGCAAAATATTCTTGCTCAGGCCACACTAGATCTCGAAGGCTCTAATAAAAAGCTCTCGAGATTCGACATATGGAAGCAATCTTATCTCAAAACATGTGCAACCGTTGATCAAGAGCTTGAACATCACCGCAAGATCGATGCTTACTACAGCGGCTCAACATCTCTAACAATTGTCAGACAGGTAAGACTTAATATGAATAGTTTCCTATTGTTAGTTACTTAGTTAACTCttttgagaatatatatatatatatatatatatatatatatatatatgtatgttcaCTGATTAATGGTATTTTTGGCATATATAGGGTGACGTTATTTATGTAGCGAATGTAGGCGATTCAAGAGCAGTACTAGCCACGGTTTCGGACGAGGAAAGCTTGGTTGCGGTTCAGCTCACCCTTGATTTCAAACCGAATCTACCACGTTAGTTTTCTTAATCCCTCTTAAACTCGGATTCCATGGTCCTAGAATTCAGAGTAGCATACAAAATATGAATCTTATTGTGGTAAACTCTTGATTCCtaattcttgaatttgttttgctttgaaataaaaaaaaataaaacagaggaggaggagcggATACTTGGATGCCAAGGGCGGGTTTTCTGTCTAGAAGATGAGCCTGGAGTACACCGTGTGTGGCAGCCGGACGCAAAAACACCGGGGCTCGCAATGTCGAGAGCATTCGGTGACTACTGTATCAAAGATTACGGATTGGTCTCAGTCCCTGAAGTCACTCAAAGGCATATCTCTACTAAAGACCACTTCATCATCTTGGCCAGTGATGGGGTAAATACTTACAAACCTAATATATATAGGTTACAATCATCTTTACAATATTGTAAATACTTACAATCATCATCCGAGTTGTACACACTCCTCATTTATTTATTCATCAGCAAAGTTATTAACCAATCTTTACCTTTATTTGGATTGAATATAACAGATATGGGATGTGATCTCTAACCAAGAGGCTGTAGAGATTGTTTCCTCCACGGCTGAGCGGCCAAAGGCGGCTAAGCGGTTAGTAGAGCAAGCAGTTCGGGCTTGGAAGAAAAAGAGACGAGGAATCTCCATGGACGATATGTCTGTGGTCTGTCTCTTCctccattcttcttcatcttcatctctatCACAACATGCCACGACTTTTAAGTAACACTTTGCCTTGTATATAAATAGATCAGCGATAGCCTTACGTTTGTGACATTCATCTTGAAGTTCGAAATGCGTTTTTTGGTCACAGCCATCATGACATGAGTTGATTCAATTGTCTCAATGTCTCATTGTTTGTAAGTTGTGTTGATACCCATAAAAAAAGTTGATACCAAAAGAAAGAACGTAACAATGAATTAAGTAAaccataagaaagaaaaatcctTTTCAATTAAAATGGGGTTTAGTCCATTATTAAACATTCTAATGGACTAAAGTAGTTCTGTAATGTTGGGTGTCTCTTTTTCAATTAGTGGGTTTGGCTCAATTTAGTTTCGTTTCCGCTGCGTGCAATTACGTTACAAACTTATCAGAGATAATATAAGCTCTTCTGTGCTTCCATCTGAAGTTTtaagtcaaaacaaaaataatgtcaCGAactctttcattatttttgtttataaagtgCAGATCTAACATTTTAAACTTAAAGTGCAAATCTAACATTTTAAACTTAAAGTGCAAATCTAATAAGCAGCTTCAGTTCCCCACTTGAAAAAATCCGGTTTAATTTTAGCGTCACCAAGGCTAAATTAAGGTCAGCTTGTTCGAGATATGACATGATTCTCATTTAAAGCATAATATTTGATTGATACTGTTTTAGGAAGTGTCTGTAATTAGCTTAACTTAGTATCTTCTCTACCTTCGTGTATAAATATCACAATGTACAAGACTAATGAATATATCAagcattcattctttttatAGTATCAGAGCTATTATCGAtaccctaaattttttttttttcggctgcctcccttcttcttctctttcttctctatcGCTTGTTCTTCAGTTCTCAGCCGCCTATAATCATGGCCACTCTTGATGTTGTTGACACCAATCAACCCCTTCTCAACATCAATATGGTGAATGTCACAAAACTCACCTCTCACAACTTCATCACTTGGAGTCTCCAAGTGCACTCTCTCCTTGATGGCCACGATCTCGCCTGTTATGTCGATGGGCCATGGCACCAAGCCTGCTCCCGACTCTACTCTCACAACTGATGGTCAGTCTCGACCGAACCCAGCCTTTGCAACATGGCGCCGCCAGGATAAACTAATCTATAGTTGACTCCTTGGTACTCTCTCCCCTTCTATTCAGTCCGTCGTCTCCAAGACCACCATTGCCGCTGAGATGTGGAAAAAGCTCGCCACCACTTACGCAAATCCGAGTTGGGGACACATCCAGCAACTTCGTCTCCAACTCAAACAATTTTCCAAAGGTACGAAGACCGTTGATGAATATATGCAAGGTCTTGTCACCCGCTTTGATCAGCTCGCACTTCTTGGTAAACCGCTTGAACATGAAGAGCAGATCGAACACATCCTCACTGGCTTGTCCGATGACTACAAGTATGTTATTAGCAGATTGAAGGTCGTGAAATCCCACCCTCTATCACTGAAATTCATGAGAAACTCCTTACTCGAGAGGCAAAACTTCTTCTCACTGCATCCTCTGCTCCGTCTCTGGTGCCTGCCTCTGCCAACGTTGCCACATCGCGCCAACGTTCCTTTCCAAACAAGCAATCCCAGCGTAACAACCAGAactggaacaacaacaaccagTCTCAGTATCAATCCTCCCGCAATGACAACCGACTCTCTCGAGGCTATCAGGGTAAGTGTCAACTATGTGGCGTGTTTGGTCACAGCGCCAAACACTGTACTCAACTCCATCAATTCCAACCAGGGTCGTCCAACGGCTTGCTCCCTTCACCGTTTCGTCCTTGGAAACCTCGTGCCAACTTTGCCACCGCCTCTCTCAATTCAAAAACTCCGTGGGTCATGGACAGTGGAGCGACACATCATCTGACGAGTGAACTTAACAATCTCTCGGTTCATCAACCTTATCACGGTGATGATGCGGTTCTTATTGGTGATGGTTCCGGCTTAGCCATCACTAACATTGGTTCTGCCTCTCTTCCTTGCCACCCACGAAATTTGTCTTTGCATAATGTCCTATGTGTTCCACACATCAAGAAAAATTTGATTTCAGTATATCGTTTATGTCACGACAATCAAGTCTCAGTTCATTTTTGTCCTGCttactttcaggtgaaggatctcagctCGGGGGTCCAGTTACTAGAGACGGTTTATACGAGTGGCCAGCTTCCTCCTCCATCCTTACCGCCTTCTTTGCTTCCACCACTCCTCCACTTACCTTAACTAACTGGCACCACCGTCTTGGCCACCCTGCTTTACCCATTACCAAACATCTTATTTCCTCTTTTTCCTTACATTGCAATAAAAATGTACCATCAAACACACTATGTTCTGATTGTGCTATTAATAAAACTCATAAACTTCCTTTCTCTCAAACCTCAATTGTTTCCACCCGTCCCCTTGAATACGTATTCACTGATCTCTGGAGCTCTCCCATCATCTCTGTCGACAACTACAAGTATTACCTAGTTCTTGTAGACCACTACTCTCGCTACACTTGGCTCTATCCCCTAAAACAAAAGTCTGATGTTCGAGTCACCTTTGCCGCGTTCAAAGCACTTGTGGAAAACCGATTCTCAACTACCATTGGTACATTATATTCTGACAATGGTGGCGAGTTTGTCGCACTTCGCTCCTTCCTCTCAACTGCAGGAATCTCACATCTCACCTCACCACCTCACACGCCTGAGCACAACGGCATTTCCGAACGAAAGCATCACCATGTTGTAGAAACTGGCCTCACATTACTTACTCATGTCGGAATGCCGAAGTCCTACTGGTCCTACGCCTTTGCCGCCGCGACATACCTCATCAACCGTCTTCTGACTCCGATCATCAAGATGTCATCCCCATTCCAAAAACTGTTTGGCGCTGCACCGAATTACACAAAGCTCAGAGTCTTTGGATGCATGTGTTTTCCTTGGCTTTGgccttacaacaacaacaagcttgAGGATCGGTCTACACCATGTGTTTTTCTTGGCTACTCTCCAACCCAAAGCGCATATTTCTGTCTCCAACCGAATTCAGGTTGCATATACACCTCCAGACATGTCCGATTTGATGAAAATGTCTTCCCGTTCAAATCCGCACAACCTCAATCTCCTTCACCCAATCCCGATTCATTGCCATTCTCGTCGTTCCCGTTAGTAACCACCATACCActtcctccttcttcaccaccaTGCCCTCCTCCATCTCTGCCGCCACTCGTACCGTCTCCCCTGCCTGGATCCCCGCACTCTGATTCTCACCGGAACGAAGCCTCAGATGAGATGGACTCTGCCCGGTCGTCGCGAAACAGAAACTCCTCTGTCACACAGCCTGTTAATTCGAATGGGCTCAGTTCGAACTCTTCCTCAGGCCAATCCTCGGCCCAAGAAGTCACTCCTTCCACAAGCCCAATATCACTCTCATCTGATAACGCAACTTCATCGGCCTCCTCGATACGACAGAAGTCTCCACCTGCTCCGATTCCACCACCGGTACCACCGCCGACCTCTCATCCCATGGTGACTCGTCGGAGAAACAACATCAGCAAGCCGAACCCGAAGTACAATTACTCTGCTGGACTCTCTCGCGTCATCCCGGCTGAACCTCAAATGGTGAAACATGCTCTCAAAGACAAACGGTGGCGCGGAGCGACGTCTACTGAAATCGATGCCTTCGCACGCAATCAAACCCTCACTCTCGTTCCTCGACAACCTCATTATAACGTTGTGGGATGTAAGtggatttacaaaaacaaatttcagtCTAACGGTTCTCTTGACAGATGTAAAGCGAGGCTTGTTGCAAAGGGATACAATCAACAATATGGTGCTGATTATACAGACACATTTAGTCCGGTAATCAAGTCAACCACACTACGTCTCGTGCTTGATGTTGCCGTTTCCAACTCCTGGCCCATTCAACAGCTTGATGTCAATAATGCATTTTTACAAGGGACGCTTAAGGATGAAGTTTACATGGAGCAGCCTCCGGGTTTCATTGATAAAGATAATCCCACACATGTATGTCGACTACACAAAGCCATATATGGCTTGAAGCAAGCACCAAGGGCCTGGTACACTGAACTTCGCAACTTTCTGGTTGAAATTGGATTCACAAACTCACTCGCTGATACCTCTCTCTTTGTGTTAAAAGTGGGAACCTCTTTTGTCTATCTCttggtttatgtggatgatatccTCATCACTGGCAACAGCAAACAGAGTATCAGTCACATTCTTCACCTCTTGGCTGAACGTTTTTCAGTTAAAGATGCGGAGGGCCTCAATTATTTTCTTGGAATCGAAGCTCATCATACATCTGCAGGTCTCCATCTCTCGCAGAGAAAGTAtattcttgatcttcttcacaGATATGATATGTCGAATGCAAAGCCTGTCACAACTCCCATGACATCATCACCCAAGATCACCATCGCCACTGGTATGCCTCTCTCTGATCCAACCAAGTATCGAAAATTAGTAGGCAGCCTACAGTATCTTGCTTTCACTCGTTTGGACATTGCTTTTGCGGTTAATCGATTATCCCAGTTCTTGCATAAACCAACTGATGCTCATTGGCAAGCGGCTAAACGCATCTTACGGTACTTGGCGGGTACACCGACTCACGGTATCTTCTTCTCTGCATCGAACAAACTCAGTCTTCATGCATTTTCAGACGCTGACTGGGCTGGTGATTCGGTAGACTATGTCTCCACAAACGCTTACATCATCTATCTTGGTAGTCACCCTATTTCGTAGtcagcaaaaaaacaaaagggagTGGCGCGGTCGTCTACTGAAGCGGAATACAGAGCTGTTGCAAACGTTGCGTCTGAGCTCAGCTGGATTTGCAATCTCCTCACCGAACTAGGCCTCCCACTTCCTTGACCACCGATTGTTTACTGCGATAATGTTGGAGCTACATTCCTTTGTGCTAATCCAGTGTTTCATGCATGCATGGTTCCTTTATCTACGAACCAAAATCGGAGTCGCTAGagcccctccatcttgagggggatgTTAGAGATATGACCATGATTCTCATTTAAAGCATAATATTTGATTGATATTGTTTTAGGAAGTGTCTGTAATTAGCTTAACCTAATGTCTTCTCTACCTTCATGTATAAATATCACAATGTACAAGACTAATGAATATATCAagcattcattctttttacAGCTGTGTGATTTGGCCCAAATTGTCTTTGCAATGAAACATGTTCAGTTTATCCACTGAGAAAAAGATTGACATAGGCTACGGTGCCAAAAGTGATGGACTGATAGTAAACCGGGTTGAGCCGATTAATCTATTTAATTTACTCAACCAATGGTACAAAACCGTTCTTGCTAGGACAAGACCTAAAAACAGCAAATGTAATAGACGATGACACCAACCTTAACACATAATATGGTGACAGAAATTGTTAAGTAGAGAACATATGCGTTAAATTCGATACCAAATTTGAACAATagaacaaaatcaataaaacaggTGCATATTTAATGTATGgtaattatattgaaatttctGTATGGACCATAACATATGAGGTGACACATGAGCATAGATTCGTATTCTTCCTTTGGGAAGACAATGAACTCATTTTTGCATTTGATGTCATCATATGAACAATATCTACATATTCGGTGTAGTCTTAGACCAAGAAAAtgtgatcatcatcattagTTTCCCTTATATAAAACCCCCACAACTCTTCACCTTGTTTTAAATCAATGAATATCAATACGAAAGGAAACACATCGTTGTATATATCACCATGTACGTAtgtactttattttgttttggataaaaACACGTACGTATATACTTTTGCCACACGGTTCGTAAGTCTTGTTGATATATCTTAATTATTCTAAAATCTATCTATCActtgatgagattttttttaaagcctTTTTAAACATTTACTTAAAATCTTCcatgtgcattttttttttctttttctttttgataaaagtGTTTCGTTTCTCTTCATTATTGTTGCGTCTCTTAAAAACAAGTTACAATCGAGTTGTATAAAACACGAATTGGTATATAATAAATGGATATTAATGTATACATAGTTTACGTGACTAGTATTTAAAAGAGAGGATAAAAGTaaagaagatataaaaaaaaaaaatgggtccaTTACATTGGCCCTTCTCCAAGCCAATGGTCAATGAAATGAAGTCAACGAAGTAGAGAAGAACGTGAGGTGCGAGAATCTCGCAACTTGTAGATCAAGGTAAGTCTTTCACCTTTGTcgtcatctttcttttttttgtaggcTCAAGTCGGGTAGACCTTATTCTGTTCAGGTATATCACAGCCAGCCACCTATCTACATTTTAAATATTGCAttttattctataaaaaaaatttctatgtacattttaaaaatcatttaaatattgGCCCTTTATCTATAGATTCTGCATACGAATAGTATAAACTGCTAGCTTAATTGCAGGTGAgatataaatacaatttaaaaagCTACTAAAACACGAAAAGAGAAACTACAGCTAAGAAATAGCAGTGTTATTGATGTGGATCATCGATCAGTCTCCATTACTCGTTAGTTAAGCTTATATTGTAGTGGCATAAAATGTTTGGCTAGTTTCATCTTGTTAACAATCAAGCatatgatgtttgatttttttttgtgaacgaGCTCGAATTGTTATTGATATGtattacaatgttttttttatttattaagaaaGCGCTTACATATGTCTTTAGGCTGTCCATAAGAGACTTAATTGAGTAGCATTACATTTTAATAGGTTTgactagaataaaattatttgtccTTTAGATCGACAGCACTTCAAGGTTGTAAAAACCAAAAGATAGAAATTGTTGTTAATATCATCATTTGAAAAGATTTGAGAGATTACTATTTTCGagaatggttttttaaaatacctttttgtttttttgcttgatatttttaagaatatcacaaaatattaaaatcctcaaGCTaccacatgaaaaaaaaatcctaattatTTAGGAACTCATTTTAGTAAACCCCTTCTAATCCTCATTGTGTAAGATCTGTGGTATTTTggaatttaaaaattcaatcatataatttaggaaaactaAACATAGAAAGTGGTAGTTACTGTATATAAACCTTCATATTTGTACACCATTCGAAACTTGATAAAGCTAACTAAATCAACGAATGAACATAAAATCGATATATTTATTTGAACTGGTGTTTAATTAAATGAAATGAAAGAcatgaaaaactcaaaaaaatgttgtttgtcaattttttcgttgttgttttggtttctagATTCACTTTAGGGATTCGTTTATCTTACAACAAATTGTGTCTACCACTAtcattttgtatttgatttgattttgatgatttgttgcAATAATGTGGTACgcttctatgttttttttttctttttttttttttaacatgggATCATGCATTTAGTTATGCTTAATTGTGTACCACAtaactaaatgtaaaataaatatttacatccttatcaaaaaaaacaaaaaaaacttctcaaCAAATCGCATATTTGATATCACCGCATTCAAtagttgaaaacttgaaatttcAGTAACCAACTATTAGTTATTGAAATAGTCTCAAGACTCTCAACCAATTCACCTTTTATGAGTGACATTATAAACCAAGAGGTTCATATTGAGAATGCAAAggtatttgataatattaaatgGCTAGGCTAATAATTAactttaagatttttaaaaattataattttaagaaaattaataatagaaGAGTTGAAAAACTTACCAACtaatctatcttttttttttgtctcaacaATTATATCTTACTTTTAGATTAAGTGTG is from Camelina sativa cultivar DH55 chromosome 20, Cs, whole genome shotgun sequence and encodes:
- the LOC104771178 gene encoding probable protein phosphatase 2C 73, encoding MGHFSSMFNGLARTFSIKRVKNNNGNSDAKEAADDMAKDAKKKELILKSSGYVNAQGSNNSASIFSKRGEKGVNQDCALVWEGFGCQEDMIFCGIFDGHGPWGHYVSKHVRNSMPSSLLCNWQNILAQATLDLEGSNKKLSRFDIWKQSYLKTCATVDQELEHHRKIDAYYSGSTSLTIVRQGDVIYVANVGDSRAVLATVSDEESLVAVQLTLDFKPNLPQEEERILGCQGRVFCLEDEPGVHRVWQPDAKTPGLAMSRAFGDYCIKDYGLVSVPEVTQRHISTKDHFIILASDGIWDVISNQEAVEIVSSTAERPKAAKRLVEQAVRAWKKKRRGISMDDMSVVCLFLHSSSSSSLSQHATTFK